Genomic segment of Sulfurirhabdus autotrophica:
GGCAAGGTTACCTGATAGGGCATGCAATCCCCAACCCGGTATATTCATATCCTCGGAAGTCTTGGCAAGATCAAGTCGCGTCAGTTGCCGCGCCAGTCGTGGTGCATGGGACGGCTGTATGCCTGCCTTGCTTCCCTTCTCGAAAAAGGCTTGCAACCCCTTGTGTCGAAA
This window contains:
- a CDS encoding type II toxin-antitoxin system RelE/ParE family toxin — translated: MIKNFRHKGLQAFFEKGSKAGIQPSHAPRLARQLTRLDLAKTSEDMNIPGWGLHALSGNLAGHYSVRVNGNWRLTFVFESGDAVLVDYQDYH